The Streptomyces albofaciens JCM 4342 genome has a segment encoding these proteins:
- a CDS encoding response regulator transcription factor, giving the protein MKFSALVDSPQISTGRSAAGAVATAVAPVRREARPPSDRQGVCMAVLDPTLTIRQATQEFFRNFATPDGAGADVLAGAPSDSSTTTAPDACGRDFRELVHPSVRQPLMRQFERLLSGRCDRFSAHVVALRSEGDAFTGSLTATAVSGYAPDPAAVLVMMRPGQSAEGEAVVAPRKKLLSEIDARILEGIAAGLSTIPLASRLYLSRQGVEYHVTGLLRKLKVPNRAALVSRAYAMGVLTVGTWPPRVVEGFIK; this is encoded by the coding sequence TTGAAGTTTTCCGCTCTGGTGGATTCCCCGCAGATTTCGACAGGCCGGAGTGCGGCCGGCGCGGTCGCGACGGCCGTCGCCCCGGTCCGGCGGGAGGCGCGGCCGCCGTCCGACCGGCAGGGCGTGTGCATGGCCGTACTGGACCCGACGCTGACGATCCGTCAGGCAACACAGGAGTTCTTCCGCAACTTCGCGACCCCCGACGGGGCCGGTGCCGACGTACTGGCCGGCGCCCCCTCCGATTCCTCGACCACCACGGCCCCCGACGCCTGCGGCCGCGACTTCCGCGAGCTGGTGCACCCCAGCGTGCGGCAGCCGCTCATGCGGCAGTTCGAACGGCTGCTGAGCGGCCGCTGCGACCGGTTCTCCGCGCACGTCGTGGCGCTGCGGTCGGAGGGCGACGCGTTCACCGGCAGCCTCACCGCCACCGCGGTGAGCGGCTACGCCCCCGACCCGGCAGCGGTCCTCGTGATGATGCGGCCGGGGCAGAGCGCGGAGGGCGAAGCGGTGGTGGCGCCCCGCAAGAAATTACTCAGTGAGATCGACGCGAGAATCCTGGAGGGAATAGCGGCGGGCCTGTCCACGATTCCACTGGCCTCCCGGCTGTATCTCAGCCGGCAGGGCGTGGAGTATCACGTGACCGGACTGCTGCGGAAACTGAAGGTGCCCAACCGCGCGGCGCTGGTGTCCCGCGCGTATGCGATGGGCGTACTGACGGTGGGAACCTGGCCGCCCCGTGTCGTGGAGGGCTTCATCAAGTAA
- a CDS encoding ATP-binding protein — MLYERESELARINTAVHRAEAGRSCALMLTGPVGIGRSTLLQEAGAQAPDTVRVLRANAAPMEQDFAYGIVHQLLGPTLCADPAGQGAGGAARPCPTGRLPAPGDQDTPATEAVLHDLRSVLDEACATAPVLLLVDDLQWADVPSLRWLAYLVRRPYGLRVALVCTLRDGDPRAQHPLIRDLADAAEILRPAPLSLDGTRAMIQHHLGQSADDVYAHACQETCEGNPLFLEAVLRELAPTGHRPTAAHAEQVRVQGPAQFRDRLAGCLCTQPGPVRDLAAAIAAFGDHGDADLFRRHARLDTIGFQQALRTLHHLGLLASRGAPRFIHPVVRDAVDSALTVAERERSREAAAELLHQAGRPAEHVADLLMTVTATRHPWAVAVLRAAAQAALRRGAPDTAARYLRRALLGSTGSFERARLLIELAGAERGTDPAACERHIGQAVRLLPSATDRAAATLLIPPTFLGEAPASAVDLLRRASEDLDPTAAHRGTAREIALRLEARLWHAGHENPTELTGAVERLRALGTPPPLDTGGDRELAAVLTNAATLSSALPAPEVAALAGKILEREPVTAARACIALPLVAVALYAADTVEGLNTRLSGAQHAGRPDAVVHAENALVQLACGRLTQAREQADLAAELADADWRESTTAVRAAVAMETGDVQVIEHLLRDAGQRWSGGLALTAMLQLLKASLDARRGRGVHALESLLGCGRQLEAAGWRNSALYPWRPRAIALHHRLGEPRAALALAEEELAWARQWAAPASLGRALRLRALLPGGGGVAALRESADVLRASANALERARTLLQLGRALESGKESKAVLREAADLATACGAPWVAERAYAALGTTSPSVDASLTHSERKVVSLVGKGLTNQEIADELGVSTRAVEKHLTSCYRKLGVAGRRELPGGRSASAALAAG, encoded by the coding sequence ATGCTGTATGAGCGGGAGTCCGAACTGGCCCGCATCAATACCGCAGTGCACCGGGCGGAGGCGGGCCGTTCGTGCGCGCTGATGCTCACCGGCCCCGTGGGCATCGGCCGGTCCACGCTCCTCCAGGAGGCCGGCGCCCAGGCCCCCGACACCGTACGGGTCCTGCGGGCCAACGCCGCGCCCATGGAGCAGGACTTCGCCTACGGCATCGTCCACCAGCTCCTGGGGCCCACCCTGTGCGCCGACCCCGCCGGCCAGGGCGCGGGCGGCGCCGCACGGCCGTGCCCCACCGGCCGCCTCCCGGCCCCCGGCGACCAGGACACGCCCGCCACCGAAGCCGTTCTGCACGACCTGCGCTCCGTACTGGACGAAGCCTGCGCCACCGCCCCCGTACTCCTCCTCGTCGACGACCTCCAGTGGGCCGACGTGCCCTCCCTGCGCTGGCTCGCCTACCTGGTCCGACGTCCGTACGGACTGCGCGTCGCCCTCGTGTGCACCCTGCGCGACGGCGACCCCCGCGCCCAGCACCCGCTCATCCGCGACCTCGCGGACGCCGCCGAGATCCTGCGCCCCGCCCCGCTCTCGCTCGACGGCACCCGGGCCATGATCCAGCACCACCTGGGCCAATCCGCCGACGACGTCTACGCCCACGCCTGTCAGGAGACCTGCGAGGGCAACCCTCTCTTCCTCGAAGCCGTCCTGCGCGAGCTGGCCCCGACCGGCCACCGCCCCACCGCCGCACACGCGGAGCAGGTCCGTGTGCAGGGACCCGCCCAGTTCCGCGACCGCCTGGCGGGCTGCCTGTGCACCCAGCCCGGTCCCGTACGCGACCTGGCCGCGGCCATCGCCGCCTTCGGCGACCACGGCGACGCCGACCTCTTCCGGCGCCACGCGCGCCTGGACACCATCGGCTTCCAGCAGGCCCTGCGCACCCTGCACCACCTCGGCCTGCTCGCCTCGCGCGGCGCCCCGCGCTTCATCCACCCCGTGGTCCGCGACGCCGTCGACTCCGCTCTCACCGTCGCCGAACGCGAGCGCTCCCGGGAGGCCGCGGCCGAACTCCTCCACCAGGCGGGCCGGCCCGCCGAACACGTCGCGGACCTGCTGATGACCGTCACCGCCACCCGCCACCCGTGGGCCGTGGCGGTCCTGCGGGCAGCCGCGCAGGCCGCGCTGCGCCGCGGCGCACCCGACACCGCCGCCCGCTATCTCCGGCGCGCCCTGCTGGGGAGCACCGGTTCCTTCGAGCGCGCGCGCCTGCTGATCGAGCTGGCCGGCGCCGAACGCGGCACCGACCCCGCCGCCTGCGAACGCCACATCGGCCAGGCCGTCCGCCTGCTGCCGTCGGCCACCGACCGGGCCGCCGCCACCCTGCTCATCCCGCCCACCTTCCTGGGCGAGGCGCCCGCCTCAGCGGTGGACCTGCTGCGCCGCGCGTCCGAGGACCTCGACCCCACGGCCGCGCACCGAGGCACCGCCCGTGAGATCGCCCTGCGGCTGGAAGCGCGGCTGTGGCACGCCGGGCACGAGAACCCGACGGAACTGACCGGCGCGGTGGAACGCCTGCGCGCACTGGGCACCCCGCCCCCCTTGGACACCGGCGGCGACCGCGAACTGGCGGCCGTGCTGACCAACGCGGCGACCCTCTCCAGCGCCCTGCCCGCGCCGGAGGTCGCCGCCCTGGCCGGGAAGATCCTGGAACGCGAGCCGGTGACCGCCGCGCGCGCCTGCATCGCGCTGCCGCTGGTCGCGGTGGCCCTGTACGCCGCCGACACCGTGGAGGGACTGAACACCCGCCTGTCCGGCGCGCAGCACGCCGGCCGCCCGGACGCGGTCGTGCACGCCGAGAACGCCCTGGTCCAGCTCGCCTGCGGCCGTCTGACCCAGGCCCGCGAACAAGCCGACCTGGCGGCCGAGCTGGCGGACGCGGACTGGCGCGAGTCCACCACCGCCGTCCGGGCCGCGGTGGCCATGGAGACCGGCGACGTCCAGGTGATCGAACACCTCCTCCGGGACGCCGGACAGCGCTGGAGCGGCGGCCTCGCGCTGACGGCCATGCTGCAACTCCTCAAAGCCTCGCTCGACGCGCGTCGCGGCAGGGGCGTCCACGCGCTGGAGTCGCTGCTGGGCTGCGGGCGCCAGCTGGAAGCGGCCGGCTGGCGCAATTCCGCCCTCTACCCCTGGCGGCCCCGCGCCATCGCCCTCCACCACCGACTGGGCGAGCCCCGTGCGGCCCTGGCACTGGCGGAGGAGGAGCTGGCCTGGGCGCGGCAGTGGGCGGCCCCCGCCTCGCTCGGCCGCGCCCTGCGGCTGAGAGCCCTGCTGCCCGGGGGAGGGGGCGTCGCCGCCCTGCGCGAGTCCGCCGACGTGTTGCGGGCGTCGGCCAACGCGCTCGAACGGGCCCGTACACTGCTCCAGTTGGGCCGGGCGCTGGAGAGCGGCAAGGAGTCGAAGGCCGTCCTGCGCGAGGCCGCCGATCTCGCCACCGCCTGCGGCGCCCCCTGGGTGGCCGAACGCGCCTACGCGGCCCTGGGGACCACCTCCCCGAGCGTGGACGCGTCACTCACCCACAGCGAGCGCAAGGTCGTCTCCCTGGTGGGCAAGGGACTGACCAACCAGGAAATCGCCGATGAACTCGGTGTGAGTACCCGGGCGGTGGAGAAGCATCTGACCTCGTGTTACCGGAAGTTGGGCGTGGCGGGGCGACGCGAGTTGCCGGGAGGGCGAAGTGCGAGCGCCGCGCTGGCCGCGGGCTGA
- a CDS encoding AAA family ATPase, producing MTGLKDEQLYAGFIRAGRRRADPPLLEREEEQAELGRVVAALGEGRPAVVSVTGHPGFGHNALLRWAGRLAEERSVRVLRVSGSLAERDLRYGAVTQLLGLLGEVAERSLRDLRGHQEPACLPGLPELLHTARRTPTLVTVEDAQWLDPASVQWLQALVRRLSNGVPLVLLVARTGLYPSGPDWLDDAAPSARLTRRLTVHPLSPRAVAALTERICGTPCDEAFAVAATEAAHGSPAVLQAALRCFADAGHRPTEDRVPQLHTLILGIVGDRAGRALRGLTDEATAVLRALAVGGDLLDFPLICSLAGLRTVRESRLRAALEMAGFTVPEGTYERLRMPIVRARILEDMPAAERAALHARAAHLAYQIVADDEDIARLLLEAPPIGEPWAVHTLRGGSGAALRRGDFASAATYLRRALDEPQDPLQRAHISLDLADAEAVAAPEAGDRRLTTLVQAPHEGEPWAQLRLRALDTGLARGDDAWGRRAAAHALATAHGSERDDLIALYWHAAESAPELRDLPAPDLPALPEHPLAPAQAGIRAWQLAARGRHRGRTAELARRALDAGNAAPALPRLAAVWALWSTDAADEAEDRLAAIITELRRRHSHPTLARALALSAELHLRGGRLDAADRAADAAERALPLASWHPLAAPHLIAVRSTIAQEDRRCDEARALARTPLPPGAEHGLHWPYLLYARARVAIEEGHWAEGAELFKETGRWLLRRRWANPIVLPWRSMAARACLTLGDQEQAQRLIREELTLARQWGAPSALGLAQLGAESVDHRDPADGVRGTTYRDLGEVPTRLAYAWVLADLVTEEVTKGQRATASRLLSELSRLTVTRTSSRLAERVRWLTAQLDEPPAPDDDALPEGWDALSAAERQTAELARRGLGNREIAEQLVVSRRTVEHRLSSTYKKLRITSRKELRARSRSTERDVTDAV from the coding sequence GTGACCGGGCTGAAGGACGAGCAACTATACGCGGGGTTCATACGGGCGGGACGGCGGCGCGCCGATCCGCCCCTGCTCGAACGCGAGGAGGAACAGGCCGAGCTGGGCCGGGTGGTGGCCGCGCTCGGCGAGGGCCGCCCCGCCGTCGTCTCCGTGACCGGCCACCCCGGTTTCGGCCACAACGCCCTGCTGCGCTGGGCCGGCCGCCTCGCGGAGGAGCGCTCGGTGCGCGTCCTGCGCGTCAGCGGCTCCCTGGCCGAACGAGATCTGCGCTACGGAGCCGTGACCCAGCTGCTCGGCCTGCTGGGCGAGGTGGCCGAACGTTCGCTGCGGGACCTGCGCGGGCACCAGGAACCGGCCTGCCTGCCGGGCCTGCCCGAACTCCTGCACACCGCCCGCCGCACCCCCACGCTGGTGACGGTGGAGGACGCGCAGTGGCTGGACCCGGCCTCCGTGCAGTGGCTGCAGGCCCTGGTGCGCCGCCTGTCCAACGGCGTCCCCCTGGTCCTGCTCGTCGCACGCACCGGCCTGTACCCCAGCGGTCCCGACTGGCTGGACGACGCCGCCCCCTCCGCGCGGCTGACCCGCCGCCTCACCGTCCACCCGCTGAGCCCCCGCGCGGTCGCCGCCCTCACCGAGAGGATCTGCGGCACCCCCTGCGACGAGGCGTTCGCCGTCGCGGCCACCGAGGCGGCCCACGGCAGCCCCGCCGTTCTGCAGGCGGCCCTGCGCTGCTTCGCCGACGCCGGGCACCGCCCGACCGAGGACCGCGTCCCGCAGCTGCACACCCTGATCCTCGGCATCGTCGGCGACCGCGCGGGCCGCGCCCTGCGCGGACTGACCGACGAGGCCACCGCCGTGCTACGCGCGTTGGCCGTCGGCGGCGACCTGCTGGACTTCCCCCTGATCTGTTCCCTGGCCGGGCTGCGCACCGTACGCGAGTCGCGGCTGCGGGCGGCGCTGGAGATGGCCGGTTTCACCGTTCCCGAGGGCACCTACGAACGCCTCCGCATGCCCATCGTGCGGGCCCGCATCCTGGAGGACATGCCCGCCGCCGAACGCGCGGCCCTGCACGCCCGCGCCGCCCACCTCGCGTACCAGATCGTGGCCGACGACGAGGACATCGCGCGCCTCCTCCTGGAAGCACCGCCCATCGGCGAGCCCTGGGCGGTGCACACCCTGCGCGGCGGCTCCGGCGCCGCGCTGCGCCGCGGCGACTTCGCCAGCGCCGCCACCTACCTGCGCCGCGCCCTGGACGAGCCCCAGGACCCCTTGCAGCGCGCCCACATCAGCCTCGACCTGGCCGACGCCGAAGCCGTGGCCGCTCCCGAAGCCGGCGACCGCAGGCTGACCACCCTCGTCCAGGCTCCGCACGAGGGCGAACCCTGGGCCCAGCTGCGCTTACGGGCCCTGGACACGGGCCTGGCCCGCGGCGACGACGCCTGGGGCCGCCGCGCCGCCGCCCACGCCCTCGCCACCGCACACGGCAGCGAGCGCGACGACCTGATCGCGCTGTACTGGCATGCGGCTGAGAGCGCTCCCGAACTCCGCGACCTGCCCGCGCCCGACCTTCCCGCCCTGCCCGAACATCCGCTGGCGCCCGCCCAGGCCGGCATCCGGGCCTGGCAGCTCGCCGCCCGCGGCCGGCACCGCGGGCGGACCGCGGAACTGGCCCGCCGCGCCCTGGACGCGGGCAACGCCGCCCCCGCCCTGCCCCGCCTGGCCGCCGTCTGGGCGCTGTGGTCCACCGACGCCGCCGACGAGGCCGAGGACCGGCTCGCCGCCATCATCACGGAACTGCGCCGCCGCCACAGCCACCCCACGCTGGCCCGCGCCCTGGCCCTGTCCGCCGAACTGCATCTGCGCGGCGGCCGCCTGGACGCCGCCGACCGCGCCGCGGACGCCGCCGAACGGGCCCTGCCCCTCGCCTCCTGGCACCCCCTGGCCGCCCCGCACCTCATCGCCGTACGCAGCACCATCGCCCAGGAGGACCGCCGGTGCGACGAGGCCCGCGCCCTGGCCCGGACCCCCCTGCCGCCCGGCGCCGAACACGGCCTCCACTGGCCCTACCTGCTGTACGCCCGCGCCCGCGTGGCCATCGAGGAGGGGCACTGGGCCGAGGGCGCCGAACTGTTCAAGGAGACCGGCCGCTGGCTGCTGCGGCGGCGGTGGGCCAATCCCATCGTGCTGCCCTGGCGGTCGATGGCCGCCCGGGCCTGCCTCACCCTCGGCGACCAGGAACAGGCCCAGCGCCTGATCCGCGAGGAACTCACCCTCGCGCGCCAGTGGGGCGCCCCCAGCGCACTGGGCCTGGCCCAGCTGGGCGCCGAAAGCGTCGATCACCGGGACCCGGCCGACGGCGTCCGCGGGACCACCTACCGCGACCTGGGCGAGGTGCCCACCCGGCTCGCCTACGCCTGGGTCCTGGCGGACCTGGTCACCGAGGAGGTCACCAAGGGACAGCGTGCCACCGCGTCCCGCCTGCTGTCCGAACTGTCCCGCCTCACCGTCACCCGCACCTCCAGCCGGCTGGCCGAACGCGTCCGGTGGCTGACCGCCCAGCTGGACGAGCCCCCCGCCCCCGACGACGACGCCCTTCCCGAGGGATGGGACGCCCTGTCGGCGGCCGAGCGGCAGACCGCCGAACTGGCCCGCCGCGGCCTGGGCAACCGCGAGATAGCGGAGCAGCTCGTGGTGAGCCGGAGAACCGTCGAGCACCGGTTGAGCAGTACCTACAAGAAATTGCGTATCACCTCACGCAAGGAACTCCGCGCGCGGAGCCGGTCGACGGAAAGGGACGTAACGGATGCTGTATGA
- a CDS encoding helix-turn-helix transcriptional regulator, with protein sequence MVQRRSVTPCADSGLVGRAEEIGLLGRLARDARWGTAGSVVVSGPTGVGKSALLRAFLDGDACRHATVLRGTCEESTAGESLYALRTLLGPAARDASRDDTACRALLALTPGALADEPPHAPVVQRAFHDLYRLAANELSRRPLVLALDDVHHCDELSLRWLDFLLRRADGTPLLVVLTQQAEGTAPARGVPAHRALADLTAHRRTTTLRLRPLTETDVAEAVRQSFPAPVAPVFVSRAWAVSRGNPCLLDHLLRELRAEGVGSGVVGADRIPEVGGRVLARWAHTFLDRRPAWVGEVARAVAVLGEQGADLVGPLAAVPADVVEDALTVLRGAGLLAPGGRHFTDGAVRAAVLAPLDAHALVCLRTRAALLLSDTGRPAEEVARHLLVLPSVSEPWMPGVLREAAVRAGARGAPEAAARYLYRVLEVDPGSVEVRARLAAALAETDPPEAMRLLRGALAPGVDIRTRARIAAQFGTTCLAAREGSAALGMLEEVLDTLDAELGPDPLPADRELRTLVESVLLIVGSHSRSTFAGARKRAAAMTVPEGDTPAQHQKLGAMAILRVFDDEADPGPAVQCALRAARSPQLPLKNWSLINSGFVLALADRTDDALRALDRLLRHGRENSAVWTYSLALSIRALVLHGLGSLPDALADARRAVQISEAERWGETVALPRLALAGVLVDRGEAARAEKLLAGIDPVWRDQYVWTCHRYLMAHGRARHALGDPEGALALFLECGRSLEADEVRNALYLPWWAEAACVLAELGRAEEAGDLAAHGTRLARRWGTPRALGLAALARGVATPGAKGVALLGEAVRELAASPARVEHARAELVLGQTLLAADDRRAAREHLRAAADLAQRCGALMLGQNARGALLAAGGRMRKMTGSPLDLLTSMERKVAGLAAGGARNRSIAQSLHVSVRTVEMHLTNVYRKLGITERARLAAVLRTPGVRGARVPRQASRPRGQH encoded by the coding sequence ATGGTGCAACGCCGGAGCGTCACACCGTGCGCGGACAGCGGTCTGGTCGGCCGGGCCGAGGAGATCGGGCTGCTCGGCCGCCTCGCCCGTGATGCCCGTTGGGGAACCGCGGGCTCGGTCGTCGTGTCCGGTCCGACCGGTGTCGGCAAGTCCGCCCTGCTCCGTGCCTTCCTGGACGGGGACGCCTGCCGGCACGCCACAGTTCTCCGCGGCACCTGCGAGGAGAGCACCGCGGGCGAATCCTTATACGCCTTGCGCACGCTGCTCGGACCGGCCGCGCGTGACGCCTCTCGCGACGACACCGCCTGCCGCGCCCTCCTCGCCCTGACCCCCGGCGCACTGGCCGACGAGCCGCCGCACGCCCCCGTCGTCCAGCGCGCATTCCACGACCTGTACCGCCTCGCGGCGAACGAACTGAGCCGCCGCCCCCTCGTCCTGGCCCTGGACGACGTCCACCACTGCGACGAACTCTCCCTCCGCTGGCTGGACTTCCTGCTGCGCAGGGCGGACGGCACCCCCCTTCTCGTCGTCCTCACCCAGCAGGCCGAGGGCACGGCTCCCGCGCGCGGCGTCCCGGCCCACCGCGCCCTGGCGGACCTCACCGCCCACCGCCGCACCACGACACTGCGCCTGCGACCGCTGACCGAGACGGACGTCGCCGAGGCCGTACGGCAGTCCTTCCCCGCCCCTGTCGCCCCCGTCTTCGTCTCCCGCGCCTGGGCCGTGTCCCGGGGCAACCCGTGCCTCCTGGACCACCTCCTGCGGGAGCTGCGGGCCGAGGGCGTCGGCTCGGGAGTGGTCGGCGCCGACCGGATCCCCGAGGTCGGCGGACGTGTCCTGGCACGCTGGGCGCACACGTTCCTGGACCGCCGGCCGGCCTGGGTCGGCGAGGTCGCGCGGGCGGTGGCGGTCCTCGGCGAGCAGGGCGCCGACCTCGTGGGGCCCCTGGCCGCCGTACCCGCCGATGTCGTCGAGGACGCCCTGACGGTGCTGCGCGGGGCCGGGCTGCTGGCGCCCGGCGGCAGGCACTTCACGGACGGCGCGGTGCGCGCGGCGGTGCTGGCGCCACTGGACGCGCACGCCCTGGTGTGCCTGCGCACACGGGCGGCCCTGCTCCTGAGCGACACGGGACGGCCCGCCGAAGAGGTCGCCCGCCACCTCCTGGTGCTGCCCTCGGTGTCCGAGCCCTGGATGCCCGGTGTCCTGCGGGAGGCCGCCGTACGGGCCGGGGCGCGCGGCGCCCCGGAGGCCGCGGCCCGCTACCTGTACCGGGTCCTGGAAGTGGACCCGGGCAGCGTGGAGGTCCGCGCCCGGCTGGCCGCGGCGCTCGCCGAGACCGACCCGCCCGAGGCCATGCGCCTGCTCCGCGGAGCGCTGGCGCCCGGCGTGGACATCCGGACCAGGGCGCGGATCGCCGCGCAGTTCGGTACGACCTGCCTGGCCGCCCGCGAGGGCTCCGCCGCCCTGGGCATGCTCGAAGAGGTCCTGGACACCCTCGACGCCGAACTCGGCCCCGACCCCCTGCCCGCCGACCGGGAACTGCGTACGCTCGTCGAGTCGGTACTGCTGATCGTCGGCAGCCACAGCCGCAGTACGTTCGCCGGGGCGCGGAAGCGCGCCGCGGCGATGACCGTGCCCGAGGGCGACACCCCGGCCCAGCACCAGAAGCTGGGGGCGATGGCCATACTGAGGGTGTTCGACGACGAGGCCGATCCCGGACCGGCGGTGCAGTGCGCCCTGCGCGCGGCCCGCTCGCCCCAGCTGCCCCTGAAGAACTGGTCGCTGATCAACTCCGGGTTCGTACTGGCCCTCGCCGACCGTACCGACGACGCGCTGCGCGCGCTGGACCGTCTCCTGCGCCACGGCCGGGAGAACTCCGCCGTGTGGACCTACTCCCTGGCCCTGTCCATCCGCGCCCTGGTCCTGCACGGCCTGGGCTCCCTCCCGGACGCGCTCGCGGACGCCCGGAGGGCGGTGCAGATCAGCGAAGCGGAACGGTGGGGCGAGACGGTGGCCCTGCCCCGCCTGGCCCTGGCCGGCGTGCTGGTGGACCGGGGCGAGGCCGCGCGCGCCGAGAAGCTGCTGGCCGGCATCGACCCCGTATGGCGCGACCAGTACGTGTGGACCTGCCACCGGTACCTGATGGCCCACGGCCGTGCCCGTCATGCCCTGGGGGACCCCGAGGGCGCGCTGGCACTGTTCCTCGAATGCGGCAGGTCGCTGGAGGCGGACGAAGTACGCAACGCGCTGTATCTGCCCTGGTGGGCGGAGGCGGCCTGTGTGCTCGCGGAACTCGGCCGTGCCGAGGAGGCCGGGGACCTCGCGGCGCACGGCACGCGGCTCGCACGGCGCTGGGGCACCCCGCGCGCCCTCGGCCTGGCCGCCCTGGCCCGCGGCGTGGCCACCCCCGGTGCGAAGGGCGTGGCCCTGCTGGGCGAGGCCGTACGGGAGCTGGCCGCCTCACCGGCCCGCGTGGAGCACGCCCGCGCCGAACTCGTCCTGGGACAGACCCTGCTGGCGGCCGACGACCGGCGCGCCGCGCGCGAACACCTGCGCGCCGCGGCCGACCTCGCCCAGCGCTGCGGCGCCCTCATGCTGGGGCAGAACGCCCGCGGCGCCCTGCTCGCGGCGGGCGGCCGCATGCGGAAGATGACCGGCTCGCCCCTGGACCTGCTCACCAGCATGGAGCGCAAGGTCGCCGGCCTCGCCGCCGGGGGCGCCAGGAACCGCTCGATCGCCCAGTCGCTGCACGTCAGCGTGCGTACGGTCGAGATGCATCTGACGAACGTGTACCGCAAGTTGGGTATCACCGAGCGTGCCCGGCTCGCCGCGGTCCTGCGCACCCCGGGCGTCCGCGGGGCGCGGGTGCCACGGCAGGCGTCGCGGCCGCGCGGACAGCACTGA
- a CDS encoding thioesterase II family protein, with the protein MTTTTADGLWARSYHPAPDRPRQLVCFPHAGGSASFFFPVSAQLAPVAEVLSVQYPGRQDRRTETSPDDIGTMADLVYAALRERLGSRPTAFFGHSMGAMVAFEVARRLEADGGELTHLFASGRRAPSRYRAESVHRRDDEGIVAELKLLSGTDAALLGDEELLRMILPAIRSDYTAVETYRCDPGAAIKAPITALTGDDDPKTTLEEAGDWRAHTTGAFDLKVYPGGHFFLSSQAPAVLALLREHLTSGEEFTN; encoded by the coding sequence ATGACGACGACCACGGCGGACGGCCTCTGGGCCCGGAGCTACCACCCGGCGCCGGACCGTCCGCGCCAACTGGTCTGCTTCCCGCACGCGGGCGGTTCGGCCTCGTTCTTCTTCCCCGTGTCGGCACAGCTGGCGCCCGTGGCGGAGGTGCTGTCGGTGCAGTACCCGGGCCGCCAGGACCGGCGCACCGAGACCAGCCCCGACGACATCGGGACCATGGCCGACCTGGTGTACGCGGCCCTGCGGGAGCGGCTCGGATCGCGGCCGACGGCGTTCTTCGGACACAGCATGGGCGCGATGGTCGCGTTCGAGGTGGCGCGGCGGCTGGAGGCCGACGGCGGCGAGCTGACGCACCTCTTCGCCTCGGGGCGGCGGGCGCCCTCGCGCTACCGCGCGGAGAGCGTCCACCGGCGCGACGACGAGGGAATCGTGGCCGAGCTGAAGCTGCTGTCCGGTACGGACGCCGCGCTGCTCGGCGACGAGGAACTGCTGCGTATGATCCTGCCGGCGATCCGCAGCGACTACACCGCGGTGGAGACCTACCGCTGCGACCCCGGGGCGGCGATCAAGGCGCCGATCACCGCGCTGACGGGGGACGACGACCCCAAGACCACACTGGAGGAGGCCGGGGACTGGCGCGCGCACACCACGGGCGCGTTCGACCTCAAGGTGTATCCGGGAGGCCACTTCTTCCTCAGCTCGCAGGCTCCCGCCGTCCTGGCGCTGCTGCGTGAACACCTCACCAGCGGAGAGGAGTTCACCAACTAA
- a CDS encoding GDP-mannose 4,6-dehydratase, whose translation MSKRALITGITGQDGSYLAEHLLAQGYQVWGLMRGQANPRKSRVSRLVSELNFVDGDLMDQASLVSAVDKVQPDEIYNLGAISFVPMSWQQAELVTEINGMGVLRMLEAIRMVSGLNGSRSAGGSQMRFYQASSSEMFGKVAETPQCETTIFRPRSPYGVAKTYGHFITRNYRESFGMYAVSGMLFNHESPRRGAEFVTRKISLAVARIKLGYQDKLSLGNLDAVRDWGFAGDYVRAMHLMLQQDEPGDYVIGTGEMHSVRDAVRIAFEHVGLNWEDYVSIDPSLVRPAEVEILCADAERARTQLGWEPTVDFPELMRMMVDSDLRQASREREYGDLLLAASW comes from the coding sequence ATGTCCAAGCGTGCGCTGATCACCGGAATCACCGGGCAGGACGGCTCCTATCTGGCCGAGCACCTGCTTGCGCAGGGATACCAGGTGTGGGGCCTGATGCGGGGGCAGGCGAATCCCCGCAAGTCGCGGGTCAGCCGGCTCGTCTCCGAGCTGAACTTCGTCGACGGCGACCTGATGGACCAGGCCAGCCTGGTCTCCGCGGTCGACAAGGTGCAGCCCGACGAGATCTACAACCTCGGCGCGATCTCCTTCGTGCCGATGTCCTGGCAGCAGGCCGAACTCGTCACCGAGATCAACGGCATGGGCGTGCTGCGCATGCTCGAAGCGATCCGCATGGTCAGCGGTCTGAACGGCTCGCGCAGCGCCGGCGGCAGCCAGATGCGCTTCTACCAGGCGTCCTCTTCGGAGATGTTCGGCAAGGTCGCCGAGACCCCGCAGTGCGAGACCACCATCTTCCGGCCGCGCAGCCCCTACGGCGTGGCCAAGACCTACGGGCACTTCATCACCCGCAACTACCGCGAGTCCTTCGGCATGTACGCGGTCTCCGGCATGCTGTTCAACCACGAGTCGCCGCGCCGTGGCGCGGAGTTCGTGACCCGGAAGATCTCCCTGGCGGTGGCCCGCATCAAGCTGGGCTACCAGGACAAGCTGTCCCTGGGCAACCTCGACGCCGTACGCGACTGGGGCTTCGCGGGGGACTACGTCCGCGCCATGCACCTGATGCTCCAGCAGGACGAGCCGGGCGACTACGTGATCGGCACCGGGGAGATGCACTCGGTCCGCGACGCCGTCCGCATCGCCTTCGAGCACGTGGGCCTGAACTGGGAGGACTACGTCAGCATCGACCCCTCGCTGGTGCGCCCGGCCGAGGTGGAGATCCTGTGCGCGGACGCCGAGCGCGCCCGTACCCAGCTGGGCTGGGAGCCCACCGTCGACTTCCCCGAGCTGATGCGCATGATGGTCGACTCCGACCTGCGCCAGGCGTCCCGCGAGCGGGAGTACGGCGACCTGCTGCTGGCCGCCAGCTGGTAG